Part of the Athene noctua unplaced genomic scaffold, bAthNoc1.hap1.1 HAP1_HAP1_scaffold_48, whole genome shotgun sequence genome is shown below.
cccaaaaaaagcaaaaaaacccaaaaaaagcaaaaaaacccaaaaaaagcaaaaaaacccaaaagcaaaaaaaaccaaaaaaagaaaaaaaaacaaaaaaaaagaaaaaaataacaaaaaaagcaaaacccaaaaaaagcaaaaaacaaacaaacaaagaaatacacccacaaacacacaaaaaaccacaaacacacacaaaaaaacgcaaaaaccaaaaaaaccgcaaaaaacaaaaaaacccaaaaaccaaaaaacccaaaaaccaaaaaacccaaaaaccaaaaaacccaaaaaccaaaaaacccaaaaaccaaaaaacccaaaaaccaaaaaacccaaaaaccaaaaaacccaaaaaccaaaaaacccaaaaaccaaaaaacccaaaaaccaaaaaacccaaaaaccaaaaaacccaaaaaccaaaaaacccaaaaaccaaaaaacccaaaaaccaaaaaacccaaaaaccaaaaaacccaaaaaacccaaaaaccaaaaaaccaaaaaacccaaaaaccaaaaaaccaaaaaacccaaaaaccaaaaaacccaaaaacccaaaaacccaaaaacccaaaaaccaaaaaaccaaaaaaccaaaaaaaccaaaaaaaccaaaaacccaaaaacccaaaaacccaaaaaccccaaaaaaacccaaaaaccaaaaaacccaaaaaccaaaaaccaaaaaaaacccacaaaaaacacacacacaaaaaaaacagaaaacaaaacaaacaaaaaaaaacaacaaaaaaaaagaaaacaaaaaaaacacaaaaaaaacaccaaaaaaacacacaaaaaaataacaagaaaaacaaaaaaaacacaccaaaacccccacaaaacccccgaccccccccagccgcccccaGCCCGCAGACGcgcggtgcggggggggggggggtgcggggaggaGCCACCGCGGCGCCGCGCGGGAGGTGCCGCCCCGCTGCCGCGCCCAACGCGGCGGTACCGGGCCCGCGGCCCCTCCCCGTCCCCGGGGCAGCCGCGCCCCGGCTCCGGTAACTCCTCCCGCTTCACCCCGAGCGGAACGaccccgagcggcggcggcggggcggagctTCCCGCCGGACGTTTTACAGCGACGGACGCGCGGGCCCGGCGGGGTGACGTCACGGGGGGGCGGGACCGACGCAGATGAACGTGAAGCGCCGCCGCGGTGACGAGCGGGTGTAAAGGGGGAGGGTCCACCCCGGTGACGGAGAAcgcctggagatcccattatagaccagtatcaccatggggaacccctggagatcccattatagaccagtattaCCATGGggaacccctggagatcccattatagaccagtatcacc
Proteins encoded:
- the LOC141954979 gene encoding uncharacterized protein LOC141954979 yields the protein MATEGERGGEEPRKATEGKWEESRKAAERSREGKSPERPRRRSGEGKSPKRPRKQKNPKKAKKPKKSKKTQKKQKNPKKAKKPKKSKKTQKKQKNPKKAKKPKKSKKTQKQKKPKKEKKTKKKKKITKKAKPKKSKKQTNKEIHPQTHKKPQTHTKKRKNQKNRKKQKNPKTKKPKNQKTQKPKNPKTKKPKNQKTQKPKNPKTKKPKNQKTQKPKNTKKPKNQKTKKPKNQKTQKPKNPKTQKP